The following are encoded in a window of Megalops cyprinoides isolate fMegCyp1 chromosome 16, fMegCyp1.pri, whole genome shotgun sequence genomic DNA:
- the shbg gene encoding sex hormone-binding globulin isoform X2 has protein sequence MTRGLSFLVKKDAKLEKMTLISGQGLINLGQRWGSKSPLMHTRANLTEVTSIKSSFEFRTLDPEGVVFYGDTRGGADWFVLALRGGRPEMQIGKADVLTTVTGGPKLDDGMWHKIELRSEGRFVVLELDGEVALVVGLHSQQTQADLSGQIRLSLGGILITEQRLLNPLRMEMDGCVRAGTWLNLSTPWETDLSQELQPCFTWISKGSYFPGTGLAIFNSSDFPVDRSEVSIEMEGYDVSTWNGTVLSLKTSQGEPVLTVTAYNETEEFTVKFGTQTSTVKMEPFHLDLNLTKHALEVSDGPIMEDDTHDWLSMWNEGMVLAFGGVPDGTDDGSSPYLHGCLRLIRIQGQVVDLDRATYKHNSVSSHSCPRMRLPGVHAMPVVGSYMY, from the exons ATGACAAGAGGACTCtcttttttggtaaaaaaagaTGCTAAATTAGAGAAGATG ACACTGATTTCAGGGCAGGGCCTGATCAATCTAGGACAGAGATGGGGCTCCAAGTCACCGTTGATGCACACCAGAGCAAACCTAACAGAGGTCACCAG CATCAAGTCCTCATTCGAGTTCCGCACGCTGGACCCAGAGGGGGTTGTGTTTTACGGGGACACCCGCGGGGGCGCTGACTGGTTCGTGCTGGCGCTGCGCGGGGGCAGGCCCGAGATGCAGATTGGAAAAGCGGACGTTCTGACCACCGTCACTGGCGGGCCCAAGCTCGACGACGGAATGTGGCACAAG ATAGAGCTCCGCAGTGAGGGCAGGTTTGTGGTGCTGGAGCTGGATGGGGAGGTGGCTCTGGTGGTGGGGCTGCACTCCCAGCAAACCCAGGCTGATCTCTCAGGGCAAATCCGCCTCTCCCTTGGTGGGATCCTGATCACAGAGCAGCGGCTTCTCAACCCA ctccGCATGGAGATGGATGGTTGCGTGCGAGCGGGGACCTGGCTGAATCTCAGCACTCCCTGGGAGACGGACCTCAGCCAGGAGCTTCAGCCATGCTTCACCTGGATCTCCAAAGGCAGCTACTTTCCCGGGACCGGCCTGGCTATCTTTAACTCCTCTG ACTTCCCAGTGGACCGAAGCGAGGTTTCCATAGAGATGGAAGGATACGATGTGTCCACGTGGAACGGAACTGTTCTGAGCCTCAAGACCTCGCAGGGGGAGCCGGTGCTGACCGTCACTGCCTATAATGAAACAGAG GAGTTTACCGTGAAGTTTGGCACTCAGACCAGCACTGTGAAGATGGAGCCATTTCACCTTGACCTGAACTTGACCAAACACGCGCTGGAGGTGTCGGATGGCCCAATTATGGAGGATGACACGCATGACTGGCTGTCGATGTGGAATGAGGGCATGGTCCTGGCCTTTGGGGGCGTACCAG ATGGCACAGATGACGGCAGCTCCCCCTACCTGCATGGCTGTCTGAGGCTGATCCGAATCCAGGGCCAGGTGGTGGATCTGGACCGGGCCACATACAAGCACAACTCCGTCTcctcccacagctgccccagaATGAGGCTGCCTGGGGTCCATGCAATGCCTGTTGTGGGCAGCTATATGTACTGA
- the LOC118791010 gene encoding rhodopsin kinase GRK1-like produces MDIGGLETVVANSAYVAARGSVDGNAAATMRDKKMRARLKLPHIKQCEHMKATVDSAFDSMCVRQPIGKRLFQQYLESEPTHKTACELWKDMEDYNISEEKARTQKAQKIVNKYYDSASKTFCSFLEEKAVARVKADHKNIRNDLFKESEQQLLKHLEAKALDGFKKSMYFLRYVQFKWLEGQSVTEEWFMDFRVLGKGGFGEVHACQMKATGKMYANKKLNKKRLKKRKGYEGAIIEKRILAKVHSRFIVTLAYAFQTKNDLCLVMTIMNGGDLRYHMYNVDEKNPGFKEPRACFYTAQIICGLEHLHQHRIIYRDLKPENVLLDDAGHVRLSDLGLAVELPPGKDKTKGYAGTPGFMAPELLQSKEYDYTVDYFTLGVTLYEMIAAKGPFRTRGEKVENTEVTRRILNDPPSYTDSFSKDCKALCEGLLEKDPAKRLGFKNNSCEELKNQPFFKNLNWGRLEAGMLTPPFVPDPKMVYAKNIDDVGAFSTIKGVVLDNKDTDFYSEFASGNIPIPWQEEMIETGVFGELNIWGEKGKLPPDLDPNVDPSAVEAKGGACVLL; encoded by the exons ATGGACATCGGTGGCTTGGAGACGGTGGTGGCCAACTCGGCCTATGTGGCAGCCCGTGGCAGCGTGGACGGCAACGCGGCTGCCACCATGCGCGACAAGAAGATGCGTGCCAGGCTGAAGCTGCCTCACATCAAGCAGTGCGAGCACATGAAGGCCACGGTGGACTCGGCCTTCGACAGCATGTGCGTCCGGCAGCCCATCGGCAAGCGTCTCTTCCAGCAGTACCTGGAGAGCGAACCCACCCACAAGACCGCCTGCGAGCTGTGGAAGGACATGGAGGACTACAACATCTCTGAGGAGAAGGCCCGCACGCAGAAGGCCCAGAAGATCGTCAACAAGTACTATGACTCCGCCTCCAAGACCTTCTGCAGCTTCCTGGAGGAGAAGGCCGTCGCCCGGGTCAAGGCCGACCACAAAAACATCCGGAACGACCTCTTCAAGGAGTCCGAGCAGCAGCTTCTCAAGCACCTGGAGGCCAAGGCCCTGGATGGCTTCAAGAAGAGCATGTACTTCCTGCGCTACGTGCAGTTCAAATGGCTGGAAGGCCAGTCAGTCACCGAGGAGTGGTTCATGGACTTCCGTGTGCTGGGCAAAGGAGGGTTCGGGGAGGTGCACGCCTGCCAGATGAAGGCCACGGGCAAGATGTATGCCAACAAGAAGCTCAACAAGAAGAGACTGAAGAAACGCAAGGGCTATGAG GGGGCAATCATTGAGAAGAGGATCCTGGCAAAGGTCCACAGCCGCTTTATCGTGACGCTGGCATACGCCTTCCAGACCAAGAATGACCTCTGCCTGGTCATGACCATCATGAACGGAGGAGACCTCAG GTACCACATGTACAATGTGGATGAGAAGAACCCGGGCTTCAAGGAGCCCCGAGCCTGCTTCTACACAGCCCAGATCATCTGTGGCCTGGAGCACCTCCACCAGCACAGGATCATCTACAGGGACCTGAAGCCGGAGAACGTCCTGCTGGATGATGCGG GACATGTCAGATTGTCCGATCTGGGTCTCGCTGTGGAGCTGCCGCCGGGGAAAGACAAAACGAAAGGCTACGCAGGGACCCCGG GCTTCATGGCTCCAGAGCTGCTGCAGAGCAAAGAGTACGACTACACCGTGGACTACTTCACCCTGGGGGTGACGCTGTACGAGATGATCGCGGCCAAGGGGCCTTTCAGGACTCGTGGCGAAAAG GTGGAGAACACGGAGGTGACCCGGCGGATCCTGAATGACCCGCCCTCATACACTGACAGCTTCAGCAAGGACTGCAAGGCCCTGTGCGAGGGGCTTCTGGAGAAGGACCCCGCCAAACGCCTCGGcttcaaaaacaacagctgtgaGGAGCTGAAGAATCAGCCATTCTTCAAGAACCTCAACTGGGGCCGGCTAGAAGCAG GCATGCTGACGCCCCCCTTCGTACCCGACCCCAAGATGGTGTACGCCAAGAACATTGATGACGTGGGAGCCTTCAGCACTATCAAGGGCGTGGTTCTGGACAACAAGGACACAGATTTCTACAGCGAGTTCGCTTCCGGAAACATCCCCATCCCCTGGCAGGAGGAGATGATCGAGACAGGCGTGTTCGGCGAGCTCAACATCTGGGGGGAGAAGGGCAAGCTGCCGCCCGACCTCGACCCCAACGTAGACCCCAGCGCCGTGGAGGCCAAAGGCGGGGCATGTGTCCTGCtctga
- the shbg gene encoding sex hormone-binding globulin isoform X1 has translation MGSQRKVPAPPPLPLLLLLLLCTGPAWPDQAAYSRESSAGTTLISGQGLINLGQRWGSKSPLMHTRANLTEVTSIKSSFEFRTLDPEGVVFYGDTRGGADWFVLALRGGRPEMQIGKADVLTTVTGGPKLDDGMWHKIELRSEGRFVVLELDGEVALVVGLHSQQTQADLSGQIRLSLGGILITEQRLLNPLRMEMDGCVRAGTWLNLSTPWETDLSQELQPCFTWISKGSYFPGTGLAIFNSSDFPVDRSEVSIEMEGYDVSTWNGTVLSLKTSQGEPVLTVTAYNETEEFTVKFGTQTSTVKMEPFHLDLNLTKHALEVSDGPIMEDDTHDWLSMWNEGMVLAFGGVPDGTDDGSSPYLHGCLRLIRIQGQVVDLDRATYKHNSVSSHSCPRMRLPGVHAMPVVGSYMY, from the exons ATGGGCTCCCAGAGGAAGGTGCCTGCGCCGCCACCGCTGccgttgctgctgctgctgcttctctgcaCCGGCCCCGCTTGGCCAGACCAGGCCGCCtacagcagggagagcagcgCTGGGACG ACACTGATTTCAGGGCAGGGCCTGATCAATCTAGGACAGAGATGGGGCTCCAAGTCACCGTTGATGCACACCAGAGCAAACCTAACAGAGGTCACCAG CATCAAGTCCTCATTCGAGTTCCGCACGCTGGACCCAGAGGGGGTTGTGTTTTACGGGGACACCCGCGGGGGCGCTGACTGGTTCGTGCTGGCGCTGCGCGGGGGCAGGCCCGAGATGCAGATTGGAAAAGCGGACGTTCTGACCACCGTCACTGGCGGGCCCAAGCTCGACGACGGAATGTGGCACAAG ATAGAGCTCCGCAGTGAGGGCAGGTTTGTGGTGCTGGAGCTGGATGGGGAGGTGGCTCTGGTGGTGGGGCTGCACTCCCAGCAAACCCAGGCTGATCTCTCAGGGCAAATCCGCCTCTCCCTTGGTGGGATCCTGATCACAGAGCAGCGGCTTCTCAACCCA ctccGCATGGAGATGGATGGTTGCGTGCGAGCGGGGACCTGGCTGAATCTCAGCACTCCCTGGGAGACGGACCTCAGCCAGGAGCTTCAGCCATGCTTCACCTGGATCTCCAAAGGCAGCTACTTTCCCGGGACCGGCCTGGCTATCTTTAACTCCTCTG ACTTCCCAGTGGACCGAAGCGAGGTTTCCATAGAGATGGAAGGATACGATGTGTCCACGTGGAACGGAACTGTTCTGAGCCTCAAGACCTCGCAGGGGGAGCCGGTGCTGACCGTCACTGCCTATAATGAAACAGAG GAGTTTACCGTGAAGTTTGGCACTCAGACCAGCACTGTGAAGATGGAGCCATTTCACCTTGACCTGAACTTGACCAAACACGCGCTGGAGGTGTCGGATGGCCCAATTATGGAGGATGACACGCATGACTGGCTGTCGATGTGGAATGAGGGCATGGTCCTGGCCTTTGGGGGCGTACCAG ATGGCACAGATGACGGCAGCTCCCCCTACCTGCATGGCTGTCTGAGGCTGATCCGAATCCAGGGCCAGGTGGTGGATCTGGACCGGGCCACATACAAGCACAACTCCGTCTcctcccacagctgccccagaATGAGGCTGCCTGGGGTCCATGCAATGCCTGTTGTGGGCAGCTATATGTACTGA